The Streptomyces sp. NBC_01255 genome window below encodes:
- a CDS encoding enhanced serine sensitivity protein SseB, whose protein sequence is MDVTWPGNELEEVLAASLGNPGAGGRLVEVLGRSPVWIPLPNGGGPDSPDLDLATMEIDGAAFVPVFSSEQQFVACVGTHMSYTVAPARDFARGLPPQLGIAVNPGGTVGVPLPPPAVAELCRTGRTPLDGPATGGRVRLFEPDWQDDPVDFLAAASAEFEATGVVATARRALASVEGTEPALFIGVQLAAWDGVDRNAPLDALGRALGRVEVAWPVNLILLDMAQDPVGDWMLERVRPFYQRAAG, encoded by the coding sequence GTGGACGTGACGTGGCCGGGCAATGAGCTCGAAGAGGTGCTGGCCGCCTCGCTCGGCAACCCCGGCGCAGGGGGCCGACTGGTCGAGGTGCTGGGCCGCAGCCCGGTCTGGATCCCGCTGCCCAACGGCGGCGGTCCCGACAGTCCCGACCTGGACCTCGCCACGATGGAGATCGACGGCGCGGCCTTCGTCCCCGTCTTCAGCTCCGAGCAGCAGTTCGTCGCCTGTGTCGGCACGCACATGTCCTACACCGTCGCCCCCGCCCGCGACTTCGCCCGCGGCCTGCCCCCGCAGCTGGGCATCGCCGTGAACCCCGGCGGCACCGTCGGCGTCCCGCTGCCCCCGCCCGCCGTGGCGGAACTCTGCCGGACCGGCCGCACCCCGCTCGACGGCCCGGCCACCGGCGGCCGCGTCCGGCTCTTCGAGCCCGACTGGCAGGACGACCCCGTCGACTTCCTCGCCGCCGCGTCCGCCGAGTTCGAGGCCACGGGCGTCGTCGCCACCGCCCGCCGCGCCCTCGCGAGCGTCGAGGGCACCGAACCCGCCCTCTTCATCGGCGTCCAGCTCGCCGCCTGGGACGGCGTCGACCGCAACGCCCCCCTGGACGCCCTCGGCCGCGCCCTCGGCCGCGTCGAGGTCGCCTGGCCGGTCAACCTCATCCTGCTCGACATGGCGCAGGACCCGGTCGGCGACTGGATGCTGGAGCGGGTACGCCCCTTCTACCAGCGCGCCGCCGGGTGA
- a CDS encoding ABC transporter substrate-binding protein: protein MTLMSSQRRRIAAGALLAAATMVVTTACGGDGGKTDGKDGNKAGTAGFNAAVNKVANPSDKKGGELKFIGSQEADSWDPQRGYYGFVWDFARYYTRQLVTFKAEPGAASTELVPDLATDAGKVSADGLTYTFTLKDGVTWEDGKPITSKDIKYGIERIWAQDVISGGPIYLQQVLDPKGEYKGPYKDTSADKLGLKAIETPDDKTIIFKLPVANGDFLQMLAMPAASPVRQDKDTKAKYQLKPFSSGPYKWESYTPNKSIKLVRNDKWDSKTDTIRKALPDKISVTFTTNADDMDNRLVEGEYDLDINATGVGAAARQKVLQQHKGNVDNPQTGFIRYAVFPQTVIPNIECRKAIIYAADSKSLQTARGGPQGGGDIATNMLPPALKGADAKADPYGKLGGAPDLAKAKDALKKCGKPDGFKTTIAVRNNKKVEIATAESLQNSLKAVGIDAQIDLFDGAQTSGIIGSPKVVKDKGYGIIIMGWGADFPTGQGFLQPLVDGRFILQSGNNNFSQLNDKAINGLFDQALKETDPDKAGELYKQINTKVSEAAVYLPFTHEKNIIWRSSRLTNVYTADAYNGRYDYASLGVVK from the coding sequence ATGACTCTGATGAGCTCTCAGAGGCGCAGAATCGCCGCGGGCGCGCTGCTGGCAGCGGCCACGATGGTCGTCACCACCGCGTGCGGCGGCGACGGCGGCAAGACGGACGGCAAGGACGGCAACAAGGCGGGCACGGCCGGCTTCAACGCCGCCGTGAACAAGGTCGCCAACCCCTCGGACAAGAAGGGCGGCGAGCTGAAGTTCATCGGCTCGCAGGAGGCCGACTCGTGGGACCCGCAGCGCGGCTACTACGGCTTCGTGTGGGACTTCGCCCGCTACTACACCCGCCAGCTGGTCACCTTCAAGGCCGAGCCGGGCGCCGCCTCCACCGAGCTCGTCCCGGACCTCGCCACCGACGCCGGCAAGGTCTCGGCCGACGGCCTGACCTACACCTTCACGCTGAAGGACGGGGTCACCTGGGAGGACGGCAAGCCGATCACCTCCAAGGACATCAAGTACGGCATCGAGCGCATCTGGGCCCAGGACGTCATCTCCGGCGGCCCGATCTACCTCCAGCAGGTCCTGGACCCCAAGGGCGAGTACAAGGGCCCGTACAAGGACACCTCCGCGGACAAGCTCGGCCTCAAGGCGATCGAGACCCCGGACGACAAGACCATCATCTTCAAGCTGCCGGTCGCCAACGGTGACTTCCTGCAGATGCTGGCCATGCCCGCCGCGTCCCCGGTCCGCCAGGACAAGGACACCAAGGCCAAGTACCAGCTGAAGCCCTTCTCCTCCGGTCCGTACAAGTGGGAGTCGTACACGCCGAACAAGTCCATCAAGCTTGTCCGCAACGACAAGTGGGACTCCAAGACGGACACCATCCGCAAGGCCCTGCCGGACAAGATCAGCGTCACGTTCACCACGAACGCCGACGACATGGACAACCGTCTGGTCGAGGGCGAGTACGACCTCGACATCAACGCGACGGGTGTCGGTGCCGCCGCGCGCCAGAAGGTGCTCCAGCAGCACAAGGGCAACGTCGACAACCCGCAGACGGGCTTCATCCGCTACGCGGTCTTCCCGCAGACGGTGATCCCCAACATCGAGTGCCGCAAGGCCATCATCTACGCGGCCGACTCCAAGTCCCTCCAGACCGCCCGTGGCGGCCCGCAGGGCGGTGGCGACATCGCCACCAACATGCTGCCGCCGGCGCTCAAGGGTGCCGACGCGAAGGCCGACCCGTACGGCAAGCTCGGCGGCGCGCCGGACCTCGCCAAGGCGAAGGACGCGCTCAAGAAGTGCGGCAAGCCGGACGGCTTCAAGACCACGATCGCGGTCCGCAACAACAAGAAGGTCGAGATCGCGACCGCCGAGTCCCTCCAGAACTCGCTGAAGGCCGTCGGCATCGACGCCCAGATCGACCTGTTCGACGGCGCCCAGACGTCCGGCATCATCGGTTCGCCGAAGGTCGTCAAGGACAAGGGCTACGGCATCATCATCATGGGCTGGGGCGCCGACTTCCCGACCGGGCAGGGCTTCCTCCAGCCGCTGGTCGACGGCCGCTTCATCCTCCAGAGCGGTAACAACAACTTCTCCCAGCTGAACGACAAGGCCATCAACGGCCTGTTCGACCAGGCACTGAAGGAGACCGACCCCGACAAGGCCGGCGAGCTCTACAAGCAGATCAACACGAAGGTCTCGGAGGCCGCGGTCTACCTGCCCTTCACCCACGAGAAGAACATCATCTGGCGCAGCTCCAGGCTGACCAACGTCTACACGGCGGACGCCTACAACGGCCGCTACGACTACGCGTCGCTCGGCGTCGTCAAGTAA
- a CDS encoding ABC transporter ATP-binding protein: MTDKLTKTGAALGEPVARSKDAPSDAFLDVRDLKIHFPTDDGLVKSVDGLSFQLEKGKTLGIVGESGSGKSVTSLGIMGLHTVGQYGRQKARISGEIWLNGRELLSADPDEVRKMRGREMAMIFQDPLSAMHPYYTIGHQIVEAYRVHNNVDKKTARRRAVELLDRVGIPEPAKRFENYPHEFSGGMRQRAMIAMALVNNPELLIADEPTTALDVTVQAQILDLMRDLQKEFGSAVVIITHDLGVVAELADDILVMYGGRCVERGPAESVFYEPQHPYTWGLLGSMPRIDREQTERLIPVKGNPPSLINIPSGCAFNPRCPYADVPKGGITRTQRPELAPAGDRHFSACHMPQEERTRIWTEEIAPKL; the protein is encoded by the coding sequence ATGACCGACAAGCTGACGAAGACGGGCGCGGCGCTCGGAGAGCCCGTCGCCCGCTCGAAGGACGCCCCGTCGGACGCCTTCCTCGACGTACGCGACCTGAAGATCCACTTCCCGACCGACGACGGTCTGGTCAAGTCGGTCGACGGCCTCAGCTTCCAGCTGGAGAAGGGCAAGACCCTCGGCATCGTGGGCGAGTCCGGCTCCGGCAAGTCGGTCACGTCGCTCGGCATCATGGGCCTGCACACGGTCGGCCAGTACGGCCGCCAGAAGGCGAGGATCTCCGGCGAGATCTGGCTCAACGGCCGCGAGCTGCTCTCCGCGGACCCCGACGAGGTCCGCAAGATGCGCGGCCGCGAGATGGCGATGATCTTCCAGGATCCGCTGTCCGCGATGCACCCGTACTACACGATCGGCCACCAGATCGTGGAGGCGTACCGCGTCCACAACAACGTGGACAAGAAGACGGCGCGCCGGCGGGCCGTCGAACTCCTCGACCGGGTCGGCATCCCCGAGCCCGCCAAGCGGTTCGAGAACTACCCGCACGAGTTCTCCGGCGGCATGCGCCAGCGCGCGATGATCGCCATGGCGCTCGTCAACAACCCCGAACTGCTCATCGCGGACGAGCCGACCACCGCGCTCGACGTGACCGTGCAGGCGCAGATCCTCGACCTGATGCGGGACCTCCAGAAGGAGTTCGGCTCGGCGGTCGTCATCATCACCCACGACCTCGGCGTCGTCGCCGAGCTCGCCGACGACATCCTCGTGATGTACGGCGGGCGCTGTGTCGAGCGCGGACCGGCCGAATCCGTCTTCTACGAGCCGCAGCACCCCTACACCTGGGGTCTGCTCGGCTCGATGCCGAGGATCGACCGCGAGCAGACCGAGCGGCTCATCCCGGTCAAGGGCAACCCGCCCAGCCTCATCAACATCCCGAGCGGCTGTGCCTTCAACCCCCGCTGCCCGTACGCGGACGTCCCCAAGGGCGGCATCACGCGCACCCAGCGGCCCGAGCTGGCGCCGGCCGGCGACCGCCACTTCTCGGCCTGCCACATGCCGCAGGAGGAGCGCACCCGGATCTGGACCGAAGAGATTGCGCCGAAACTGTGA
- a CDS encoding ABC transporter permease, with translation MLAYIVRRLFAVVAMLLVVTLVTLSIFFLIPKMTGSDPAAMFVGKQADPASIEGIRQKLGLDEPILVQFWHFVSGIFVGRDYTGGGETIHCAMPCFGYSFRTEQEVWTMIVDAFPVTLSMVLGAAVLWLVLGVSTGVISALKRGTIIDRAAMITALAGVSLPIFFTAMLAMLVFRTELGWVDATYTPITESFGGWFGGLLLPWVTLAFLYAAMYARLTRATMLEVLGEDYIRTARAKGLPEPVVLGKHAMRSTMTPILTIFGMDLGALVGGAILTETAFSLHGLGGLAIKGVSERDLPLILAVTLITAACVVVANLVVDLLYAVIDPRVRLA, from the coding sequence ATGCTTGCATACATAGTCCGACGGCTCTTCGCAGTCGTCGCGATGCTGCTCGTCGTCACGCTCGTGACGCTCAGCATCTTCTTCCTCATCCCCAAGATGACCGGCAGCGACCCTGCCGCGATGTTCGTCGGCAAGCAGGCGGATCCGGCATCCATTGAGGGCATCCGTCAGAAGCTGGGCCTGGACGAGCCGATCCTGGTTCAGTTCTGGCACTTCGTCTCCGGCATCTTCGTCGGCCGGGACTACACGGGCGGTGGCGAAACCATCCACTGCGCGATGCCCTGTTTCGGCTACTCGTTCCGCACCGAGCAGGAGGTGTGGACGATGATCGTCGACGCCTTCCCCGTGACCCTCTCCATGGTCCTCGGCGCCGCCGTGCTGTGGCTGGTCCTCGGTGTGTCCACGGGTGTGATCTCCGCGCTCAAGCGCGGCACGATCATCGACCGCGCGGCGATGATCACCGCGCTCGCGGGCGTCTCGCTCCCCATCTTCTTCACCGCCATGCTGGCGATGCTCGTCTTCCGTACGGAGCTCGGCTGGGTCGACGCCACGTACACGCCGATCACCGAGTCGTTCGGCGGCTGGTTCGGCGGGCTGCTCCTGCCCTGGGTCACCCTCGCCTTCCTGTACGCGGCGATGTACGCGCGGCTCACCCGCGCCACCATGCTGGAGGTCCTCGGCGAGGACTACATCCGTACGGCGCGGGCCAAGGGTCTGCCGGAGCCGGTCGTGCTCGGCAAGCACGCGATGCGCTCCACCATGACCCCCATCCTGACCATCTTCGGCATGGACCTCGGCGCCCTCGTCGGCGGCGCGATCCTGACGGAGACCGCGTTCAGCCTCCACGGCCTCGGCGGCCTGGCCATCAAGGGCGTGAGCGAGCGTGACCTGCCGCTGATCCTGGCGGTCACCCTCATCACCGCCGCCTGCGTGGTCGTCGCCAACCTCGTGGTGGACCTTCTGTACGCGGTGATCGACCCCCGAGTGAGGCTCGCATGA
- a CDS encoding AAA family ATPase — MRIQHTGAYGTSTGIPSQRARARTRARTGRRGRLLRDLRERGGRGPRALTFAAGDLVVVSGLPGSGKSTLMRRAAEGRGIDSQDVRERWEARMPRLLPYAVYRPLVRLAHYAGLRRALRSGASVVVHDCGTQSWVRRWLAREARRRGGALHLVLLDVGPDIARDGQRARGRGVSAYAFARHRRAVGRLLRAAESGALPHGCASATLLDRDAADALRRIGFRDAA, encoded by the coding sequence ATGAGGATTCAGCACACCGGCGCATACGGGACCAGTACCGGCATACCGTCCCAGCGTGCCCGGGCCCGGACCAGGGCCAGAACCGGCCGCCGAGGCCGGCTCCTGCGGGACCTGCGCGAGCGCGGCGGCCGGGGGCCCCGTGCCCTCACCTTCGCCGCCGGCGACCTCGTCGTCGTCTCCGGGCTGCCCGGCAGCGGCAAGTCCACCCTCATGAGACGCGCCGCCGAAGGCCGGGGCATCGACTCCCAGGACGTCCGCGAGCGCTGGGAGGCCCGCATGCCGCGCCTCCTGCCGTACGCGGTCTACCGCCCCCTGGTCCGGCTCGCGCACTACGCCGGACTGCGCCGCGCCCTGCGCTCCGGCGCGAGCGTCGTCGTGCACGACTGCGGCACCCAGTCCTGGGTGCGGCGCTGGCTCGCCCGCGAGGCGCGGCGCCGCGGCGGCGCCCTGCACCTGGTCCTGCTCGACGTCGGCCCGGACATCGCGCGCGACGGCCAGCGCGCCCGGGGCCGCGGTGTCTCCGCCTACGCCTTCGCCCGGCACCGGCGGGCCGTCGGCCGGCTCCTGCGGGCCGCCGAGTCCGGCGCCCTGCCGCACGGCTGCGCGTCCGCGACGCTCCTGGACCGGGACGCCGCGGACGCCCTGCGGAGGATCGGCTTCCGCGACGCGGCCTGA
- a CDS encoding ABC transporter permease, translated as MTAPLHETSAGESTATVVGAPDAPGTPDNSGSSDASAKAIQGRSPWQIAWTRLKRDKLALAGAFVVVFLILVAIFAPVIVGLLGHPPNDFHEDQIDPLFGTPIGSWGGISSDFLLGVEPVNGRDVFSRIVYGARISLLVAFLAAVFAVVLGTVLGIVAGYFGGWIDAVLSRVMDVMLAFPQLLFTIALVSVLPNELLGLDGSGVRIAALVVVIGFFGWPYVGRIVRGQTLSLRNREYVEAAQSLGAGRLYILRRELLPNLIAPIMVYATLMIPTNILTEAALSFLGAGVKPPTASWGQMLSTAITTYEADPVFMVIPGLAIFITVLAFNLFGDGVRDALDPKGSR; from the coding sequence ATGACGGCACCACTGCACGAGACGAGTGCGGGCGAGTCGACCGCCACCGTCGTCGGCGCGCCCGACGCTCCCGGCACTCCGGACAACTCCGGCAGCTCAGACGCCTCCGCCAAGGCGATCCAGGGCCGCTCGCCCTGGCAGATCGCCTGGACGCGCCTGAAGCGCGACAAACTCGCCCTCGCGGGCGCCTTCGTCGTCGTCTTCCTCATCCTGGTCGCGATCTTCGCCCCGGTCATCGTCGGTCTCCTCGGCCACCCGCCGAACGACTTCCACGAGGACCAGATCGACCCGCTCTTCGGCACGCCGATCGGGTCCTGGGGCGGCATCAGCTCCGACTTCCTCCTGGGCGTCGAGCCGGTCAACGGCCGCGACGTCTTCAGCCGCATCGTCTACGGCGCCCGGATCTCGCTGCTCGTCGCCTTCCTCGCGGCGGTCTTCGCCGTCGTCCTCGGCACGGTCCTCGGCATCGTCGCGGGCTACTTCGGCGGCTGGATCGACGCGGTCCTCAGCCGGGTCATGGACGTCATGCTCGCCTTCCCGCAGCTGCTCTTCACGATCGCCCTGGTCTCGGTGCTGCCCAACGAGCTCCTCGGCCTCGACGGCTCCGGCGTGCGCATCGCCGCGCTGGTGGTCGTCATCGGCTTCTTCGGCTGGCCGTACGTGGGCCGCATCGTCCGCGGCCAGACCCTCTCGCTGCGCAACCGCGAGTACGTCGAGGCCGCCCAGAGCCTGGGCGCCGGCCGCCTCTACATCCTGCGCCGCGAGCTGCTCCCCAACCTGATCGCCCCGATCATGGTCTACGCGACCCTCATGATCCCCACCAACATCCTCACCGAAGCGGCGCTCAGCTTCCTCGGCGCGGGTGTGAAGCCTCCCACCGCTTCCTGGGGGCAGATGCTGTCGACGGCCATCACCACGTACGAGGCGGACCCCGTCTTCATGGTGATCCCGGGCCTCGCGATCTTCATCACCGTCCTGGCGTTCAACCTCTTCGGCGACGGCGTGCGTGACGCGCTCGACCCGAAGGGCTCCCGCTGA
- a CDS encoding enhanced serine sensitivity protein SseB C-terminal domain-containing protein, producing the protein MSASGTAATGQVEHMLRQVAPGRYDAYERLLHALADGEVWMLLWQGSAGSSDAQYGNMEVDGFGYAPCVTSAQELAASGWNRAHELVTGREMARALYPDRWGIWLNPHAPGGGVGIPWADLRRIATGLDRMPAGPLRVSEPALEIPQFYALLTQNAHRTPAVRSLRRGWVQPALGSPYLAVGLDLYDTSAAAVDSVRAMMRQSISAVPDGLPVSTVALSDAYDPVALWLSANARPFYDREAHAGRGSAAVPGYGYPPPAQSGY; encoded by the coding sequence GTGAGCGCGTCAGGCACCGCTGCGACCGGTCAGGTCGAGCACATGCTGCGCCAGGTGGCACCCGGACGCTACGACGCGTACGAGCGGCTGCTGCACGCCCTGGCCGACGGCGAGGTCTGGATGCTGCTCTGGCAGGGTTCGGCCGGCTCGTCCGACGCCCAGTACGGGAACATGGAGGTCGACGGCTTCGGCTACGCGCCCTGCGTGACCTCCGCGCAGGAGCTCGCCGCCTCCGGCTGGAACCGCGCCCACGAGCTCGTCACCGGCCGTGAGATGGCCCGCGCCCTCTACCCCGACCGCTGGGGCATCTGGCTGAATCCGCACGCCCCCGGCGGCGGCGTCGGCATCCCGTGGGCCGACCTGCGCCGGATCGCCACCGGCCTCGACCGGATGCCCGCCGGGCCGCTGCGCGTCAGCGAGCCGGCACTGGAGATCCCGCAGTTCTACGCCCTGCTCACGCAGAACGCGCACCGCACGCCGGCCGTCCGGTCGCTGCGCCGCGGCTGGGTGCAGCCCGCGCTCGGCTCCCCGTACCTCGCCGTCGGACTCGACCTGTACGACACGTCCGCGGCCGCCGTCGACTCCGTCCGCGCGATGATGCGCCAGTCGATCTCCGCCGTGCCCGACGGGCTGCCCGTCTCGACGGTCGCGCTCTCCGACGCGTACGACCCGGTGGCCCTCTGGCTGAGTGCCAACGCGCGGCCCTTCTACGACCGGGAGGCGCACGCCGGACGCGGATCCGCCGCCGTGCCGGGATACGGCTACCCGCCGCCGGCCCAGTCCGGATACTGA